The Limnochorda sp. LNt genome includes a region encoding these proteins:
- the pknB gene encoding Stk1 family PASTA domain-containing Ser/Thr kinase — translation MSALSRLAAGRYRLMDRVGEGGMAVVYRAMDELLGRVVAVKMLRDQFTADREFVERFRREAQAAARLSHPHVVQVFDVGQDQGAHYIVMEFVDGKSLKQVLRERGRLSPEAAVAVALAVARALAHAHRHGLVHRDIKPHNILITAEGLVKVADFGIARAASAASLTDSGTILGSVHYFSPEQARGQTIGAPSDIYSLGIVLYEMLAGQVPFSADSPVAVALRHIHDPVPPLSERVPGIPPALERAVMHALAKAPGERPASADAFAEELRQAVPQAEEFATVTLVQGATPASGERGRGVLHGEPLGQAASPARAGIDGAVTRVVSRSRMEAAGGEGLSGHEEGVETSRGQRPARGRRGRLVRWAFVLAFLGGMLWASTRLLDLLFPREVMVPTVVGRTEAEARAILAQQSLEYGVDQRIYSDSVPMGHVIRQDPEPGRRVREGRRVWVTLSLGPEVGVVPDVVGRPLREAQVAITQGGFVLGEVTTRYEARLTPNTVVLQDPAAGSRLEKGRPIHLVVSRGDEPLQTVMLPDFTGLPLEQVRAQIESLGLQLGSTWAQPDPNFPDGTVIDQNPMPGSEVEQGSPVDLIYSQATPVPGPTLGLVPEFGGAAGQVPGASGGTPAPQAPVQPAQPLPAAGGPGPGSGQGATSATAAPGTSGVTRWRTAEVNIQVPPGGNQEVVILVIDDFGASEAYRETLPGGTYLTQRVRGRGASARFQVYIDGRMVTDEPFPAPGQG, via the coding sequence GTGAGCGCGCTGTCACGGCTGGCGGCCGGCCGCTACCGGCTCATGGATCGGGTGGGCGAGGGCGGCATGGCCGTCGTCTACCGGGCCATGGACGAGCTGTTGGGCCGGGTCGTGGCCGTCAAGATGCTGCGCGACCAGTTCACCGCGGACCGAGAGTTCGTCGAGCGGTTCCGCCGGGAGGCCCAGGCCGCGGCGCGCCTGTCGCACCCCCACGTGGTGCAGGTCTTCGACGTGGGCCAGGACCAGGGCGCCCACTACATCGTCATGGAGTTCGTCGACGGCAAGAGCCTCAAGCAGGTCTTGCGCGAGCGGGGGCGGCTCTCGCCCGAGGCCGCCGTGGCCGTGGCGCTGGCGGTGGCCAGGGCTCTGGCGCACGCCCACCGCCACGGCCTGGTGCACCGCGATATCAAGCCCCACAACATCCTCATCACCGCCGAGGGCCTGGTCAAGGTGGCGGACTTCGGCATCGCCCGGGCGGCCAGTGCCGCTTCTTTGACCGACTCGGGCACCATCCTGGGCTCCGTCCACTACTTCTCGCCGGAGCAGGCCCGGGGCCAGACCATCGGCGCTCCCAGCGACATCTACTCGCTGGGCATCGTGCTGTACGAGATGCTGGCCGGGCAGGTCCCCTTCTCCGCCGACTCGCCGGTGGCCGTGGCGCTCCGGCACATCCACGACCCGGTCCCGCCTCTGAGCGAGCGGGTCCCCGGCATCCCGCCGGCGCTGGAGCGCGCGGTCATGCACGCGCTGGCCAAGGCACCGGGCGAGCGGCCGGCCTCGGCCGACGCCTTCGCCGAGGAGCTGCGCCAGGCCGTGCCGCAGGCCGAGGAGTTCGCGACCGTGACGCTGGTGCAGGGGGCGACCCCGGCTTCCGGCGAACGTGGCCGCGGCGTCCTCCACGGCGAGCCCCTCGGTCAAGCCGCCAGCCCGGCACGGGCCGGTATCGACGGCGCCGTGACGCGGGTCGTGAGCAGGAGCCGGATGGAGGCGGCCGGTGGCGAGGGGCTCTCGGGGCACGAGGAGGGAGTCGAGACGAGTCGCGGACAGCGCCCCGCCCGGGGGCGGCGCGGACGGTTGGTCCGGTGGGCCTTCGTCCTCGCCTTCCTGGGGGGGATGTTGTGGGCCAGCACCCGTCTGCTCGATCTGCTCTTCCCCCGGGAGGTCATGGTGCCGACGGTGGTGGGCCGCACCGAGGCCGAGGCACGGGCCATCCTGGCGCAGCAGTCGCTGGAGTACGGGGTCGACCAGCGCATCTACTCCGACAGCGTGCCGATGGGGCACGTCATCCGTCAGGATCCCGAGCCCGGCCGGCGGGTGCGGGAGGGCCGGCGCGTCTGGGTGACGCTCAGCCTGGGGCCCGAGGTGGGCGTGGTCCCCGACGTGGTCGGGCGCCCCTTGCGCGAGGCGCAGGTGGCCATCACGCAAGGCGGCTTCGTGCTGGGCGAGGTGACGACCCGCTACGAGGCCCGGCTGACACCCAATACCGTGGTGCTGCAGGATCCCGCGGCCGGCTCCCGACTCGAGAAGGGGCGCCCCATCCACCTGGTGGTCAGCCGGGGAGACGAGCCCCTTCAGACCGTGATGCTGCCCGACTTCACGGGGCTGCCGCTGGAGCAGGTGAGGGCCCAGATCGAGAGCCTGGGGCTGCAGCTCGGCTCGACGTGGGCCCAGCCCGACCCCAACTTCCCCGACGGTACCGTCATCGACCAAAACCCGATGCCAGGCAGCGAGGTGGAGCAGGGCTCGCCCGTCGACCTCATCTACAGCCAGGCGACGCCCGTGCCGGGGCCGACCCTGGGGCTCGTGCCCGAGTTCGGTGGGGCGGCCGGCCAGGTGCCGGGCGCGTCGGGTGGCACGCCGGCGCCGCAGGCGCCTGTCCAACCGGCCCAACCATTGCCGGCGGCCGGTGGCCCGGGCCCCGGCAGCGGGCAGGGTGCGACCAGCGCGACGGCGGCGCCGGGCACGAGCGGCGTCACCCGCTGGCGTACGGCGGAGGTCAACATCCAGGTCCCGCCCGGCGGCAACCAGGAGGTGGTCATCCTGGTCATCGACGACTTCGGGGCCTCGGAGGCCTACCGGGAGACCCTGCCCGGCGGGACCTACCTGACGCAGCGGGTCCGAGGTCGAGGGGCCTCGGCCCGGTTTCAGGTCTACATCGACGGTCGGATGGTGACCGACGAGCCCTTCCCCGCGCCGGGGCAGGGGTGA
- a CDS encoding PP2C family protein-serine/threonine phosphatase has product MSDRGAGRTRNEDACVARGDLLLVADGMGGYAGGDVAARLAAETLADPPLAAPPQAGAVRAAFERAHGRIREMAARHPGWQEMGTTLTAAWVGQGRLVVGHVGDSRAYLIRGGRATQLTQDHSVAGELMRDGHLTQQEARRHPQRHMLTRSLGGERAPEVDVVEVPLAPGDRLVLCTDGLTGALETDEIARMVSGAHSAREAADALLREAIRRQAPDDVTVVVAFVEADDLEREAAPGSVSMS; this is encoded by the coding sequence GTGAGTGACCGGGGCGCGGGCCGCACCCGCAACGAGGACGCCTGCGTCGCCCGCGGCGACCTGCTCCTGGTCGCCGACGGCATGGGGGGCTATGCAGGCGGCGACGTGGCCGCGCGCCTGGCGGCCGAGACGCTGGCCGACCCGCCGCTCGCCGCGCCGCCGCAGGCCGGGGCAGTGCGCGCCGCCTTCGAGCGGGCCCATGGCCGGATCCGGGAGATGGCGGCAAGGCACCCCGGGTGGCAGGAGATGGGCACCACCCTCACCGCGGCATGGGTCGGGCAGGGGCGTCTGGTCGTGGGGCACGTGGGCGACAGTCGGGCCTATCTGATCCGTGGGGGCCGCGCCACCCAGTTGACGCAGGACCACTCCGTGGCGGGCGAGCTGATGCGAGACGGGCATCTGACCCAGCAGGAAGCTCGCCGGCATCCGCAGCGCCACATGCTGACCCGGTCACTGGGCGGCGAGCGTGCGCCAGAGGTGGACGTGGTGGAGGTGCCCCTGGCGCCGGGCGACCGGCTGGTGCTCTGCACCGATGGCTTGACCGGCGCGCTGGAGACCGACGAGATCGCACGAATGGTCTCGGGGGCGCACTCGGCGCGCGAAGCCGCTGACGCCTTGCTCCGGGAGGCCATCCGAAGGCAGGCCCCGGACGACGTGACGGTGGTGGTGGCCTTCGTCGAGGCCGACGATCTGGAGCGAGAGGCGGCCCCGGGGAGCGTGAGCATGTCGTGA